One genomic segment of Rhodothermaceae bacterium includes these proteins:
- the murB gene encoding UDP-N-acetylmuramate dehydrogenase, which produces MRQTLEKLIGEGSVVRENIRLAPYTTMRVGGPADFFVEATNATALESAVRAVRGLDLPYFLLGKGANIVIGDGGFRGVVIHNSADHICFNGDLVTAESGATMYPDLIELAASRSLSGLEHYVGIPSTVGGALWQNLHFLSPAPARERTMFIEEVLEYADLLTEENESKRVGVDYFEFGYDKSILHWRDDIVLSATFLLQESNQADIYRIMKENLAWRALRHPDLKTEPSVGSIFKKIQGIGAGKLIDECGLKGTCYGGMAISHLHANIIVNHADGTAADLQALVAYVQKEVTQQTGYHLETEVEFVGDFHPLTSGKPVFLPRPEGLVTAEELAARHSP; this is translated from the coding sequence ATGCGACAAACACTTGAAAAGCTTATCGGCGAAGGTTCTGTTGTTCGAGAGAACATCAGATTGGCCCCCTATACAACCATGAGGGTAGGAGGGCCAGCGGATTTTTTTGTAGAGGCAACAAATGCGACTGCACTCGAGAGTGCAGTAAGGGCCGTTCGAGGGTTGGACCTACCCTATTTTCTGTTAGGCAAGGGAGCTAACATCGTTATTGGAGATGGTGGCTTCCGTGGAGTCGTTATCCATAATTCTGCCGATCACATCTGCTTCAATGGAGATCTAGTTACCGCTGAAAGCGGGGCAACGATGTATCCCGACCTCATCGAACTCGCTGCAAGCCGATCCCTTTCCGGGCTTGAGCACTACGTCGGGATTCCCTCAACCGTAGGCGGGGCGCTCTGGCAGAATCTCCACTTCCTCTCTCCTGCCCCGGCGCGTGAACGTACGATGTTCATCGAAGAAGTTCTAGAATATGCCGACCTCCTTACGGAGGAAAATGAATCCAAGCGTGTCGGTGTTGATTATTTTGAATTCGGATATGACAAATCCATTCTGCACTGGCGGGATGACATTGTGCTGAGCGCGACGTTTCTGCTCCAGGAATCGAATCAAGCAGATATCTACAGAATCATGAAAGAAAATCTAGCCTGGCGCGCATTAAGGCATCCCGACCTAAAAACAGAACCGAGTGTCGGATCCATCTTCAAGAAAATCCAGGGAATTGGAGCCGGAAAGCTCATTGATGAATGTGGTCTCAAGGGAACCTGCTATGGAGGCATGGCCATCTCACATCTCCATGCCAACATCATCGTCAACCATGCAGATGGGACCGCGGCAGATCTCCAGGCACTGGTAGCCTACGTTCAAAAAGAGGTGACCCAACAGACAGGATATCACCTGGAAACAGAAGTTGAATTCGTCGGCGACTTCCATCCTCTGACCAGTGGAAAACCCGTGTTTCTGCCTCGACCAGAAGGCTTGGTTACTGCCGAGGAATTAGCCGCGCGCCACTCACCATGA
- a CDS encoding prohibitin family protein: MNNRSNMPNMSRLLTRGAILAAVVLVVGAMAAGCMTTTLVSGEAGVRYSIFGGTDMDDVYGEGLKVHAPWVNVIKYDVRVQERLENMEALSSNGLSIGTDISVRWRPISETLPVLHVDYGVDYFRKLIGPELRSTVREVIGQFTPEELYSTRRTELQDQIFARVKESVGNEDVLVEAILIRDVRLPEQIKMAIENKLKEEQEAERYEFTIEKERLEAERKRIEAEGEAAYQQIITASLTSQFLRFKGIEATQQLANSPNSKTVIVGGGGDGLPLILGGQ; encoded by the coding sequence ATGAATAACAGATCAAATATGCCGAATATGTCTCGTCTTCTGACAAGAGGGGCGATACTCGCTGCGGTTGTCCTTGTTGTCGGTGCGATGGCCGCCGGTTGTATGACAACGACACTTGTTTCCGGTGAGGCCGGTGTCCGCTATTCTATCTTCGGAGGAACGGACATGGACGATGTCTACGGTGAGGGGCTAAAGGTCCATGCACCGTGGGTTAATGTAATCAAGTACGATGTTCGTGTGCAGGAGAGACTTGAGAATATGGAGGCGCTTTCCTCAAACGGATTGTCGATCGGTACGGATATTTCCGTACGCTGGCGACCGATATCGGAGACACTTCCAGTTTTACATGTCGACTATGGTGTTGATTATTTCCGAAAGCTCATTGGTCCAGAACTTCGTAGTACGGTACGAGAAGTGATTGGTCAGTTTACGCCCGAGGAGCTCTATTCTACTCGAAGAACAGAGTTACAGGATCAAATATTTGCCAGAGTGAAGGAGAGCGTAGGGAATGAAGATGTCCTTGTTGAAGCGATTTTAATCAGAGATGTACGGCTTCCAGAACAAATCAAGATGGCCATCGAAAATAAACTGAAAGAGGAGCAGGAGGCCGAGAGATACGAATTTACCATCGAAAAAGAACGCCTTGAAGCAGAGCGCAAGCGCATTGAAGCGGAAGGTGAAGCCGCATACCAGCAGATTATCACGGCAAGCCTCACTTCGCAATTTCTGCGCTTCAAGGGAATTGAGGCTACGCAGCAACTTGCAAATTCACCCAATAGCAAAACTGTAATCGTTGGTGGCGGGGGAGATGGCCTACCCCTGATTCTGGGTGGTCAATAG